From Mercenaria mercenaria strain notata chromosome 17, MADL_Memer_1, whole genome shotgun sequence, the proteins below share one genomic window:
- the LOC123536864 gene encoding heat shock protein 27-like produces MSWNIVPLFKRDFGFFDRQRDLFSDWVKEFDDEWKSMDFESSRTRFDRELERIKKDLFKLDTGSSMLKVERPFITDPIGNKKLSLRFDCSQFKPEEISVKTMDKRLCVHAKHTEESPGKKVYREFTREYTLPNNIDALRLTSTLSKDGVLQVEAPAPPSVEAPREFLIPIEKL; encoded by the coding sequence ATGTCTTGGAATATAGTACCACTGTTTAAAAGAGACTTTGGTTTCTTCGATCGTCAAAGGGATTTATTTTCGGACTGGGTGAAAGAATTTGATGATGAATGGAAATCTATGGACTTTGAATCCTCTCGAACGAGATTTGACAGGGAATTGGAAAGAATTAAAAAGGACCTCTTCAAATTGGACACAGGTTCATCTATGCTTAAGGTTGAGAGGCCGTTTATAACAGATCCCATCGGTAACAAGAAGTTATCACTTCGATTTGACTGTAGTCAGTTCAAACCAGAAGAAATTAGCGTAAAAACCATGGACAAACGTTTATGTGTACACGCTAAACACACAGAAGAGTCACCAGGCAAGAAAGTTTACAGGGAGTTCACTAGGGAATATACGCTTCCAAACAATATTGATGCGTTACGTTTGACGTCAACGTTATCAAAGGACGGCGTTCTCCAGGTCGAAGCTCCAGCTCCTCCGAGTGTAGAAGCACCAAGAGAATTCTTGATTCCAATAGAGAAACTGTAA